Part of the Coregonus clupeaformis isolate EN_2021a chromosome 8, ASM2061545v1, whole genome shotgun sequence genome, cctctctcctctccctcctctactccccctctctcccctcccatcctctactcccccctctctcctctcccctcccccctcccctcctctactccccctttctcctctctcctctcccctcctctactccccctctcccctctctcctctccctcctctactcccctctctccctcccctcctctccccctcccccctcccctcctctactccccctctctcctctctcctctccctcctctactccccctctcccctctctcctctccctcctctactccccctctctcccctcccctcctctactccctctctcccctccctcctctactccctctctccctcctctcctctcctctactctcccctctcctctccctcctctactccctctctcccctcctctccctcctctactccccctctctctccctcctctactccccctctctcctctcccctcctctactccctctctcccctcctctactccccctctcctctcccctccctcctctactccccctctctcctctcccctcctctactccccctctctcctctcctctcccctcctctactccccctctcctctcctctctccctcctctcctccccctctctcctctcccctcctctactccccctctctctcctctctctccttcccctctctctcccctcctctactccccctctctcctctccctcctctctcccctctctctcctctcccccctctctcccctctccctcctctactcccccctctctcctctcccctcctctactcccctctctctcctctctccctctctctccctcctctctccccctctcctctcccctcctctcctctcccctcctctactccctccctctccctctctctcctctctcccctccctcctctctcccctcctctactccctctctcctcctctcctcctctactccccctctctcctctcccctcctctactccccccctctcctctcccctcctctactccccctctctcctctcccctcctctactccctctctcctctcccctcctctactccccctctctcctctcccctcctctactccctctctcctctcccctcctctactccctctctctctctcctctctcctctccctccctctctcccctctctcctctccctcctctactcccctctctcctctccctcctctcctccccctctctcctctctctccctcctcctccctctctcctctctctcctctccctctcctccctcctctctccctcctctctccctcctctactccccctctctcctctcccctcctctactcccccctctctcctctcccctcctctactccccctctctcctctcccctcctctactccccctctctcctctcccctcctctactccccctctctcctctccctccctctccctctctccctcctctccccctctctcctctccctcctctactccccctctctcctctcctctctccccctcttctctccctcctctctcctctcctctccctcctcttcctctctcctcccctcctctctccctctctccctcctcccctctctctctctccccctcctctactccccctctctcctctcccctcctctactccccctctcctctccctccctctctctcccctctctcctctcctctcctcctctctcccctctcctctcctctcctccctcctctctcctctctctctcctctccccctctctccctctcctctctccctcctctactccccctctctcctctcctccctcctctactccccctctctcctctcccctcctctactccccctcttctctcccctcctctactccccctctctcctctccctcctctactccccctctctcctctcccccctctactccccctctctcctctcccctcctctactccctctctcctctccctcctctactcccctcttctctccccctcctctactcccccctctctcctctctcctcctctactccccctctctccctccctcctctactccccctctctcctctcccctcctctactccccctctctcctctccctcctctactccccctctctcctctcccctcctctactccccctctctcctctcccctcctctactccccctctctcctctctccgctccctcctctactccccctctccctctctctctccctcctctactccccctctctccctccctcctctactccctctctcccctccctcctctactccctctctccctcctctcctctcctctcccctcctctactccccctctcctctccctcctctactccccctctcgcctctcccctcctctactccctctctcccctcctctcctccccctccccctcccctcctctactccccctctctcctctcccctcctctactccccctctctcctctctcctctcccctcctctactccccctctcctctcctcccctcctctactccccctctctcctctcccctcctctactccccctctctcccctccctcctctactccccctctctcccctccctcctctactccctctctccctccctcctctactccctctctcccctctcctctactccccctctctcctctcccctcctctactccctctctcccctcctctcctctcccctcctctactcccctctctcctctccctcctctactccctctctcctctccctcctctactccccctctctcccctcctccctctctctctctcctctccctcctctactccctctctcccctcctctactccccctctctcctctcctctcctctcctctactccccctctcccccctccctcctccagagAGTTGTTGAAACATAAGTTCATAGTAAAGAACAGTAAGAAAACTTCCTACCTGACTGAACTGATAGACAGGTTTTAAGATATGAAAGACTGAAGAACACAGTGATGACGACTCTAGCTCAGACGGCGAAAGCTAGgtctaggggtgtgtgtgtgtgtgtgtgtggcaggcgagtgggttgtgtgtgtgtgtgtgtgtgtgtgtgtggcgggcgagtggagtgtgtgtgtgtgtggcgggcgagtgggttgtgtgtgtgtgtgtggcgggcgagtgggttgtgtgtgtgtgtaaccctctcatccatctcagtGACTCCAGTAACAAGGAGAACAGTCCGTCTCAACCTGCGTGGTCGTTCACCAACGTACGGAAGAAGAATAAGAACGCTCAGTGGAacgctcagtgtgtgtgtgtgcacaaataATTAATTTCCCTGGCtaaccacctcctccctctcctgtgctctctgttgatctctctctctctctctctctctctctctctctctctctctctctcgctctgtctctctctctctctctctctctctctctctctctctctgctctctctctctctctctctctctactctctctctctctctctttctctctctctctctctctctctctctctctctctctctctcctcctctctctctctctctctctctctctctctctcctctctctcgctctctctcgctttcttttctctctctcccctctttctctgctcctctctctctctctctcgctctctctctctctctctctctctctctctcgctttctctctctctcttcctcgctttctctttctcctctctcccctttctctcgctttctcctcactttcttttctctctctctctctctctctcctttctctcttctctcgcttctcttcctctcttctctctctctctctctctctctctctctctctctctctctctctctctctctctctctctctctctctctctctctctctctctctctctctctctctctctctctctctctctctctctcttccttctttaGACCAGGAGCAGCAGCAGAAGTTGAGTTTAGCCACAGTCATCTTATCTGCTTTACATTTATGTTGATACGTTCAGACAGACAGTTTTAATGTATATTTCTGAATGTATATGTTGTTGTAGCTGAAGTTGAATCAGTGCTGTAGAGGAGTTGGAGAGAAACATCCGACTGAAGATGTCTGTCCTGGAATCACAGACAAGATGGTTGGCAGGATCATAGCAAACTTCCACACATTCTCCTctcgtcccctctctcctctcccctcctctactccccctctcctctctcctctcccctcctctactccccctctcctctcgtccgctctctcctctcccctcctctactccccctctcctctcgtctcctctcccctcctctactccccctctcctctcgccccctctctcctctcccctcctctactccccctctcctctcgtcccctctctcctctcccctcctctactcccctctcctctcgtcccctctctcctctccctcctctactccccctctcctctcgtcccctctctcctctcccctcctctactccccctctcctctcgtcccctctctcctctcccctcctctactccccctctcctctcgtcccctctctcctctcccctcctctactccccctctcctctcgtccctctctcctctcgtcccctctctcctctcatcccctctactccctctctcctctcccctcctctactctcccctcctctactctcccctcctctactccctctctcctctcccctcctctactctcccctcctctactccccctctcctctcgtcccctctctcctctcccctcctctactctcccctcctctactccccctctcctctcgtcccctctctctccctctacattaaaaaaaacattttagttatttagcagacgctctcagagcgacatacaggtagttcattcatcttcagatagctaggtgggaccaccacatatcacaggtagttcattcatcttcagatagctaggtgggaccaccacatatcataggtagttcattcatcttcagatagctagatgggaccaccacatatcacagttagttcattcatcttcagatagctaggtgggaccaccacatatcacGGTAATAggaagtacatttttcctcaataaagtagctatcaacAAAGTCAGagtcaagtgcgagtgttagttcacaaaagggtggtggtgctgtgggattatttaagatactctttgaagaggtagggtttcagatgttttcggaagatgggcagggactctgctgtcctagcttcaggaggaagctggttccaccattggggtgccaggacagagacagagaagagctgggactgggctgagcaggagctgccctcccgtaggggtgggagggccaagagaccagaggtggcagaacagagtactcaggttggggtgtagggtttgagcagagcctgaaggtagggaggggcagttcctcttgctgttctgtagataagcaccatggtcttgtagtggatgcgagcttcgactggaagccagtggagtgggtGGAaaagcggggtgacatgagagaacttgggaaggttgaacaccaggcagaCTGCAgatttctggataagttgcaggggtttgatggcacaagcggggagcccagacAAAAgtaagttgcagtagtccagaccgGAGATGACAAgcacctggattaggacctgcaccgcttcctgtgtgaggtagggtcgtactccaCGGATGTTGTAGatcatgaacctgcaggagcgagtcactgcttcgatgtttgcagagaatgacagggtgttgtccagggtcacgccaaggttatttgcactctgggagggggacacagtggagttgtcaaccgtgatggagaggtcttggagtgggcaggccttccccgggaggaagagcagcttcgtcttgttgagcttgaggtggtgggccgacatctaagttgagatatctgccaggcacacagagatgtgtgttaccacctgggtgtcagaaggggggaaggagaaaagtagttgagtgtcatccgcatagcaatgataggagagaccatgtgaggatatgacggagctgaGTGACtttgtgtatagagagaataggagagggcctagaaccgagccctgggggacaccagtagtgagagtacgtggtgcagacacagatcctctcctggtaggagcggcctgccaggtaggatgcaatccaagagtgtgcagagcctgagacgtccagccctgagagggtggagaggaggatcagccctgagagggtggagaggaggatctgatggttcacagtgttaaaggcagtggatagatctaggaggatgagaacagaggagagagagttagctttggcagaGTGGAGAGCCTCCgcaacacagagaagagcagtctcggttgaccCATCTTGAAgactgactggttagggtcaagaagatagttctgagagagataatgagagagttgatcagagacagaacgctcaagtgtttttggaaagaagggatacaggtctgtagtctttgacgtcagatgagtcaagtgttggtttcttgaggaggggagcaatTCGGtagtcagggatgagttgatgagggatgTTGGGAATGGGAGAAAGTCTCCAGAGATGCACCTCGGtagtcagggatgagttgatgagggagaagagaaaagagaaaatctccacttaagagaaatgagtagccctgattactgcgacgaccagatgctctcggactacGAGAGAAACCGtagtcagatgaggagagagcagctggagtagcagtgttctctggggtgatccatgtctccgtcagggacaaaaagtcaagggactgaagggcagcataggctgagatgaactcgcCGTTCTTGACtgcagatcggcagttccaaacgctgccagagaccaggaattccacatgggttgtgcgctCAGGTTACACCAAATTAGaagggtggggagcgtctgtaaagcctacagggagagaagccaacaggtatagaaaacacagaTATAGTTGccaaatctctctctctacccccctctctctctctctctctcttctaataaatccctctctctctcttctaataaatccctctctctctcactcaggtTCACTCCAAcataaaggagaagaggaaatggaaggagagagggaggttggagGTAGAGTTGAGTTAAATGAAAGAGGGGGAAAAAAAGCACAAAGAAGAAATCCAAACATTCCAACTAGCCAGGTGTACAAAATCTTTGCTGTGCAAAGTCTGTTCACTGTCTGTTCAAACacccacacccacaaacacacacacacacacacacacacacacacacacacacacacacacacacacacacacacacacacacagtgaagtgACAAACAATGTTCAATGACTAGCAAGGAGTGTAGAGTTCTAATCTGGAATTCAGTTAGAACGTCATCCTGCCAAAATTAAAAATACCGTAGCACCCACACCATGTGGTAAGAGCGCCATCTAGAGTCGTTTTTTCAGTTTTTCCTGCTCAGATCATCAAAACTCACAgctgttttttttaaacattctgtatGGTCATTGCATTCATTTAAATATGacatttcttgtttttttatatagattaaggataagttcattagagttaccagcctcagaaattgcagcccaaataaatgcttcacagagttcaagtaacagacacatctcaacatcaactgttcagaggagactgtgtgaatcaggccttcatggtcgattgctgcaaggaaaccaccacttaaggacaccaataataagaagatacttgcttgggacaagaaacacgagcaatggatattagaccggtggaaatctgtcctttggtctggagtctttGTGAGatacggtgtgggtgaacggatgatctctgcatgtgtagttcccaccgtaaagggtggaggtgttatggtgttggggtgctttgctcttgacactgtctgtgattgatcgatttagaattcaaggcacacttaaccagcatggctaccacagcattctgcagcgatacgccatcccatctggtttgggcttagtgggactatcatttatttttcaacaggacaatgacccaacacacctccaggctgtgtaagggctattttaccaagaaggagagtgatggagtgctgcatcagatgacctggccaccacaatcccctgacctcaacccaattgagatggtttgggatgagtcggacggcagagtgaaggaaaagcagccaacaagtgctcagcatatgtgggaactccttcaagactgttggaaaagcattccaggtgaagctggttgagagaatgccaagagtgtgcaaagctgtcatcaaggcaaagggtggctacttgaagaatctcaaatataaaatatattttgatttgtttaacacgtttttggttactacatgattccatatgtgttattttatatagttttaatgtcttcactattattctacaatgtagaaaatagtaaaaaataaagaaaaacccttgaatgagtaggtgtgtccaaagttttgactggtagtgtatgtaccaGGAGAAATGCTGAGATGTGTTCTCATGTACTATATGTTTGAAAATCACTAGCCTTTGTAAATGATTTAAAAGCTAAAATTCAAGTGAATATTTTTTTTCAGCAATATTTCATTTCAAACCTAAATATTTGTGTTTCAGTGTCCACAGCCAAATATGGTACAATTTCCAGTTTCTAAATACTTACATAAGATGCTGTACGTCCAATGGGTCATCAATCTTCATACAGAATACACACTTTTATTGACAGATTAATTAACCTTGGTTAACCAAAACCTTTAATAGAAACAGGATACAGTAATTTCTGTAAGGCTGTACAAAATAGGTACATGTCTGTAACCGAAGATTCAATACAACACCATTTTACGGTTTAAAACGATCATTAATGTTGAATACACCCATGCTCTGTCTATCAaatctgctacacacacacaccatacacacacaccacacacacacaccatacacacacaccatacacacacaccatacacacacaccatacacacacacacacacacaccatacacacacacacacacacacacacaccatacacacacaccatacacacacaccatacacacacaccatacacacacacacaaccctcgctgatctacacactcacacacacacaccgctattCTACAGTCTCAGTTCAGTAATCCGAGGCTTCCCCTCCCCCCCACTGCTatacctctcctcttcctcttccccctcctcctcctcctccagttgTAAACTCCCAGAGGAGAACCTCATCCTAGCCAGAGCATTGGACCGTACCACTTTACCCAACGGGGGTGCTGGGCTGTAGTAGGGATAGAAGACCTCTGGGTCTGAATCGCTGTAGCTTCCACCGGCCCCCCCTAGAACACACACCGAGGTGGGCCGGTCTGGTAAGGGGGAGGAGTTTAGAGGCAGGTAGGAGGGTCTTTGTGGAGTCTGGTGACGTGATAAGTGAGGATAGTAACCAAGGGGACGGAACTCGGAGGCAGGGTTGGAGGCGGGGACTACTTGGGGCAACTTGACGTCCGGTTGGCTGGTGGCGCGACGAGGAAGGCCCGGCAGGAAGTTGGAGTCGTCGCTGTAATGTCCCGCCTCTATTCTCCCGACATCCAATCGCCTGGCTGCATTTCTGGTTGAAAGCCCGCCCTGGTACACCCTAGCCAATCCCAACCTGGGTGAGGACGAATCAGAGCGTGAGTAGAGAGAAGGGTGTGTCAGCCCCGTCAAAGGGGCGTGTTCTATCCGACGCATCTGCGGGAGACGCTCCAATGAGGCAACGGCGATGTCCGACAAGTAGGCGTGTCCGTGGGGGTAGCTTGCCAATGGAAATGTTGGAAGGACCGGCTTGAACTGGTAGGCGGGGTTACTGGGGTACAGGAGGACCAATTGCTGCGCGTCGGAGGAGGGCTGGGGGTTGGGCCGGCGTCTCCTCCTGCTGTTTCCATGGTAAGCCCCTCCGACGAAACTATGCCCTCCCTGCCGTTGCCACcccaccctccccctcctctccccgaCCACCCCGGAAGTAGATGCGGACCTTTGCTTAGGGTAGGCAGCTGATAGGTGGAAAGCTTGTGGGAGGTGGGACCGCTGGAATTCTGCAGAGAAGACCACCTCGACGGCTGACTGGCTGTGCTTGGGGTTAGCCCCTCCCACTTCCTGTTGTCGTCGCTCCACTTCTTCTTCGCTGTGAGCGAGGGCGGGGCCTCCGGGGCGAGGGAATGGGTGGGATTGCTCGTacagctggacacacacacacacaaacacacacatacacacacacaaaacacacacaaacacacacacatacacacacacacacacacacacacacaaaaacacacacacacacacacacacacacacacacaaacacacacacacacacacaaacacacacacaaacacaaacacacacacaaacacacacaaaacacaaacacacacacaaacacacacacacacacacaaacacacacacaaacacacacacacacacaaacgaaaACGTGAGGTGGATGGaatgtgaatatatatatatgtacagggttatatacagctgtggaaaaaattaagagaccactgcaaacttttcttaaatcagcatctatacatgtatgacagccattccattccagtgtctgttgaattccaacacaggcacacctcattctactgaattaggtactgattaggtgatcacatgaaccaaatcttatttaacgaggaaaattataaaaaccactgctgtggtcatcactatccccttgcaataggaccagttggatggcaaaaacagtgctaatagtacctcaaaagtaatatttataaaaaattaactattgaccatgccaaatgagttgaaaaggaaagttttgagtgaggaaaagaagggttcaattctggctttactggcagagggatacagtgagcgtcaggttgcttccatccttaaaatttcaaagacggcggttcataagaacaagatcaagcagcagacattggagacaacaaagctacagaccggcagagggcgaaaatgactctctactgaccgggatgaccgccaactaattcgaatgtcactcaacaaccgtaggatgacatcaagtgacctacaaaaataatggcaaacggcagctggggtgaagtgcacagcgaggacggttcgaaacaggctcctaggggcagggctgaagtcgtgcaaagctagaaaaaagcccttcatcaatgagaagcaaagaagagccaggctgaggtttgcaaaagaccataaggattggaccgtagaggactggagtaaggtcatcttctctgatgagtccaattttcagctttgcccaacacctggtcgtctaatggttagacggagacctggagaggcctacaagccacagtgtctcgcacccactgtggaATCTGggggaggatcggtgatgatctgggggtgcttcagcaaggctgtaatcgggcagatttgtctttgtgaaagacgcatgaatcaagccacgtacaaggttgtcctggaagaaaacttgcttccttctgctctgacattgttccccaactctgaggattgttttttccggctacgacagagcctggatacgaaccaggatctctagtggcacagctagcactgcgatgcagagccttagaccactgcgccactgaaCATCACAAcacagaactgtcaatctccctcggcctggggctccatgcaagatctcaccttctggagttgcaatgatcatgagaacggtgaggaatcagcccagaactacacgggaggatcttgtcaatgatctcaaggcagctggggcatagtcaccaagaaaacaattggtaacacactacgccgtgaaggactgaaatcctgcagcgcccgcatggtccccctgctcaagaaagcacatatacagggccgtctgaagtttgccaatgaacatctgaatgattcagaggagaactgggtgaaagtgttgtggtcagatgagaccaaaatcgagctctttggcatcaactcaactcgccgtgtttggaggaggaggaatgctgcctatgaccccaagaacaccatccccaccgtcaaacatggaggtggaaacattatgctttgggggtgtttttctgctaaggggacaggacaactttaccgcatcaaagggacgatggacggagccatgtaccgtcaaatcttgggtgagaacctccttccctcagccagggcatttaaaatgggttgtggatgggtattccagcatgacaatgacccaaaacacacggccaaggcaacaaaggagtggctcaagaataagcacattaaggtcctggagtggcctagccagtctccagaccttaatcccataaaaaatctgtggaggggagctgaaggttcgagttgccaaacgtcagcctcgaaaccttaatgacttggagaagatctgcaaagagagtgaaacaaaatccctcctgagatgtgtgcaaacctggtggccaactacaagaaacgtctgacctctgtaattgccaacaagggttttgccaccaagtactaagtcatgttttgcagaggggtcaaatactaatttccctcattaaaatgcaaatcaatttataacattttcgacatgcgtttttctggatttttttgttgttattctgtctctcactgttcaaataaacctaccattaaaatgttagattgatcatgtctttgtcagtgggcaaacgtacaaaatcagcaggggatcaaatacttttttccctcactgtataaatagtaaaaccagagaatcattttgcagtggtctcttaattttttctgcAGCTGTATATGATTTTGTCATTAATAataggtaatttagcagacactcttatccagagcgacttacaggagcaattagggttaagtgccttgctcaagggcacatcgacagatttttcacctagtcggctcagggattataaccagcgacctttacggttactggcacaacgctcttaaccgctaagctacctgccgctcgtTGGTAGGGTTGTCCTAATACCAGCGAACACTAGTTGGAAACAAACAGCCTGTCATGTACAGTAAGTCACATTCATTGATTTTCCAATCTATAGCACACAATGGGCACGTTCGAACAGATCAATTTTGTCAAGTCGCTttccaaagtgtgttgcattatacACACAAATCATACATTTTTTTATGATTTGTGCCCACATGACGACTGCGTGAACTTTACAAAAACCATGTGATCAAAGATCATGAAGTTTTGACTGCAGTGGACTGCAAACAAGACAATTATTACATAAAGCAGATTTTAAAGGACTATGGATGCGTTTACACAGGAAGCCCACATTCACATATTTATATccacttttgaccaatcagat contains:
- the LOC121571004 gene encoding FERM domain-containing protein 7 is translated as MGDRRGKLALRSPRKPKPGVSKEGKLQLRVIFLDDSERAFEVEQRIIGCDFFNKVCGHLKLLEKEYFGLEFRHHTGSYVWLELLKPLAKQIKNTSDLFFRFIVKFFPPDPGQLQRGLTRYLFALQIKQDLSTGSLTCNDNSAALLVSHILQSELGDYEEELDCHHLEVKQYVPNQEYLDHKIMKFHRKHRGHSPADSDVHLLEVARKLDMYGIRPHPAHDGEGMRLNLAVTHSGVLVFQGNTKINTFSWGKVRKLSFKRKHFLIKLHDQIGPSRKDTVQFAMASRDVSKSFWKTCVEYHAFFRLAKEPQSRRKTLLSSKGSSFRYSGRTHKQLMECMGTGERKHKTFERSYSRQCRSSPDLLTDVSKQLYEQSHPFPRPGGPALAHSEEEVERRQQEVGGANPKHSQSAVEVVFSAEFQRSHLPQAFHLSAAYPKQRSASTSGVVGERRGRVGWQRQGGHSFVGGAYHGNSRRRRRPNPQPSSDAQQLVLLYPSNPAYQFKPVLPTFPLASYPHGHAYLSDIAVASLERLPQMRRIEHAPLTGLTHPSLYSRSDSSSPRLGLARVYQGGLSTRNAARRLDVGRIEAGHYSDDSNFLPGLPRRATSQPDVKLPQVVPASNPASEFRPLGYYPHLSRHQTPQRPSYLPLNSSPLPDRPTSVCVLGGAGGSYSDSDPEVFYPYYSPAPPLGKVVRSNALARMRFSSGSLQLEEEEEGEEEEERYSSGGEGKPRITELRL